A stretch of DNA from Chanos chanos chromosome 11, fChaCha1.1, whole genome shotgun sequence:
caaacacccacacacacacacacacacacacacacacacacaaacacatacacacacgcacacacacacacacacacacaccacacacacacacacacacatacacacacacatacacacacacacacacacacacacacacacacacacacatatacatgctcTCATTACACTCTCCAGATCCTGACAATGATCAGGGTTCCCGGCATCATCTCCCGGGTCTAAACGATACGGCACCTCAGTCCGCCACCGTCCACAGAGCCCGTCTCTTACCGTCCACAACGCTCAAGATTATTTTAAGAAATGACAACACCACGACCAACtattcaaaaaaaaatcagtggatATGAAGACAGAACATTAACTAAGAGTATCACGCTTTATTAATTGCTGAATAGTTTTCTTGTCTCTGCGGTTGAAACTCATCAACATCTTGAAAGCATCACTGGAAATTTCACTTGAGCGTGAATAAAAACCCTGGTACGCATTTGACCTGAACAGTCCCAAAATACGGACGTTTCGGTATTGAACAACCTCTAACCAGACGTTCTACTGTTAACGCATTTGGGTATTAAAAGACCATCTACGGTGTTTGACGGTTCAGACGCCGAAGGGCGGATTTCTGTATTTGACAAGACATACGGAACAAGAGACCAGTCTGAGTCACCCGCAAGCCGTATATTACAGAACCCATCACACTTACGGTACCGATGAAATCAGATTCTTCGCCAGCTGACCGTTAGAATTGTAGCTTCCGCTGCTGTGAGTTTGGATTTGACTGCGCCCAAGAAAAGGGATCCCTACACTACTtcatacacatactctctctcacacacacacacacatcacacacgcagagagtgagcgagagagagagagagagagagagcaattcgCCGCAGTCATGCTAGGAGGATTCCCAGGAGGTTCCACATGCACTAGCCCCATCAGTGGATTGtatgaataatttaatttcattgtgAACCaagcaaaaaacagaaacagaacagcgTCCATGCATAATTGACAGTCCTGCTAATGGCGCAACGCCGGAGTTTCATTGGCTACGGAGGGTGACTGAACTGTCTGGGCCGCATAATGTTGCAGTTACTTTTTGAGGTATGATTCATACAGAAATGatccaaaacaacaacaggaataGGGAGATTAAAGCACTTATTTTAAGgtttttaaacagacagtgtagttacGACATTCAAAACATACGACGCGACCCATTTTCACACACTCTAAAGACCTGACCTACTTTTGATAAATTACAAACTACCGCATCCACCAGCCCGAAAAAAAGAGCTTCATGTTTGGTAAAAATATAAGCCTACAGAAAGTCGAAGAATGACGTATTTCCAACATTTACAGTATGTAAACTCACATCAGAGATTTCTTACATCTTTACAACATAAACGTCCCTTTCCCATCCTAGAATGAAACGTTATATTTTGAAATTTGTTGGAAATTCGTCCGCTCAAAAGAGTGTAAATTTAAGTCTAACGTTCATTTTGGTGCACGAGCTGGTGAATGACACATTTTACTGAACCACATCATATTCTGCCATTGCCTGTGATCTGacgcacaaacgcacgcacCCTCCGCAGTTCCCTAGACTCTgggggaacccccccccccctctccttgcAGCCAAAGTAACAAGGGAAAACGCTTGCATCTCCCGCCCCAAAATAACCGCGCCCCCTCTTGGGGAGGGTTGTTGCCATGCCAACAGTACATTATGCATCAATCTCATGAAAAGCCTTTCAGAGGAGGAAAAttcaagaaagaaaataaaagttatTTGCATTCTTTTAAGTTGAATTCTTTTCTTTGATACTGTCACAAGCTCCAAGAAGGACTTGGGTAAAGGTTTTGTCTCCTTCGGtagcccccaccccaccccccttcgTCTCTCTGGAGAATGGCGGTGTTAAATAAAGACAGGGGTGGtatgaatgagagtgaatgaggactacagtgagagagaattacaCAACACTACTGCCAAGGGTCACGTTCTcaccctttctccctcctctctctttctctaagacacacacacacacacacacacacacacagaacccacTGTGTTCTGTATCATTTGATGCTGCAGTTCACTTTGCGGCACAAACACTGATGAATGCCTGAATGGAGCAGGGTGTCACAGTGAATGATGAGGATGAATGTGAAACAGTCGTCATTTGTAAATAAACGTAATGTAATGAAACCGTCGTCATTTATAAATCCTGGACCGCTGTGTCTGTATGGAGGATGTGACGGCATGCGTCCGTCCTTACCCCATCATGaaatcttcctcctcctcttcctcagagacGTAGAGAGCAGTTCTGTATCGCTGCACCaaacgcacgcgcgcgtgtgtgtgtgtttcagagaagaGATTTATTTTTCAACTATAGAAAAGAGCataaaacacgcacacaaacacccaaatATTAGTGCCTCGCCCTGTCATTCTCTGTGAGGACAGATGGAATATCAGTGCATTATTAATTCCAAATGAAGAAAGTGCAGAGTCTTTAAATCTGTTTCAGTAATAATTCTAATTCTGAATGTTACAGAGTATGCTTGTATAAAGTCtaactgtatttttgtgtgtgtgtcaaacacaGAAATCTTTCTTTCATACATCAATTGTCTCGGCAGTGTGGTTTTTAGCCTTTTAGCTCTGTAATCACGGAGATCACCACTGACCTCAGTTCCTTAATCCACAGACCTTTAGCGCCAAAACAAGGCAACACCACACATAGACCTATAGCAACTAGAGGCAGAGTCACTATGAAAACCGGTGGCAAACATGTCACAGGTATAAATGTATCGAATGCAGACTGATACATGCCAACCACCACATTTCTATGTTGATATGAACGCATTATCTCCAAGACGCCTTTGACGTCACTTTCAGTTATGTGCATTATAAGAGGTTACACTTCATTGGAGCATCTGTCCGTGGTACTGCGTATGTCCGAGAATACTCGGTGCTGTTTTCACAGACTCTGGTGGATCTAAGAGATCTGTACatagcattttcattttaaaaattgaCACTTACCCCACAAACCCGGACACTAGGGACTATACCGCATCCGTAACTAGAGCGTCCCAAAACTGCCACTTTACTGAAGTTTTCGCCCGTTGGACCATACGTCTCTTGAAGCACGATAACATCTGGGATGTGTATAAAATTAGACCCCTCCACTCTCCCACACAGAAATTCCGGGAATTACCGGAAAAGTTCCGGTTGCCTGGCATGCACCGTGAATCTTTGACACCTCCGGAGTCTCCAACGGGTTGGCTGGGGCTTCCACGATCTTGTCTCCGAGCTGGCAGATTATTGGCCGGGAGATTAAGGAAGATTGAGAGGTAATCCCGAGGCACGAGAGTGGGAAGTTTATCCCCCGATGTAATCTTTCACTTTGGTTCCAAACCCTTTCACTGaacatccttttctttttttttctttcaaatttgCATCGCCGTGGGTGCGTATTCTAAACCGAAATCTCGGTTAAATTGTCCTATCGGTTAAGTATTAACCGCAGGTCTATCACGTTATTTTTGAGCATCGTGTTGTCAACGAAACAGACTGGCTACATTTGGTTGgcctgttctctgtttgaatCTCGTTTCAGTAGATTCTTGATAGCCGTTTAGATCAGTTCTGTTGATCGTTTGGATGGTCAGATGCCATTAACCGGGTGGCAGAGCATTTGTACTTGACCTTAAGTAAACGGAAGCAGCTAAAGTAGTGGAGAGTTGAGTCTCTCACGTGAAGCACTATTAGGTGTGGGCGTCAGGGACAGACTACCTGGAGAGCTGACCTGCTCGGACTTTTACCTGGCCTCATAGGTCAGTTCCATCACAATATCATACATCTCCAACCTCCCTCGGGCCGCAAGCTGTTTCACTCAAATTTCCTACAGATGCCACCCAAGTCCAGTTTCAGTCTACTGTACCAAAATACAGTAAGATTAAACAAAGACCCATGTTACTGACAGTAAATGAACTTGTTGGGCAGGAGAGAACCGCGCCAAAACGCAATCTGAGTAATTTACGCCATCTGGTGGCGACAATAGTGTAAAACCTCATTTGCATCATCCTCAGATGTTGGCATGTGTAGGCTATGATTTGGGAAAGGAATTATTTGAGCATTATTCTGAACGTGTCTCTAAGTGAAGCCTGTGGGAACTGTACGGAAATTATGCTCAACACGTTTCATAAACATCAGTCAGTTGATGCAGAGCAAGCCAATTCTTCACAGCCATCCAGAATGAAGCAAGTAAGCTTCCTGTGTCGACAGCGCCATCTAGTGCCTTCTTTGTGAACTGAGTATCAATGCCCGATGAAAACATCATTGCCTTTGATTTATGGGTGTTGTTAGTACGCAGGCTAACAGTGACCTTCACGATATGAcacaaaatcattcaaataGTCCTAATGCAGAGAGATTAGAGAAATTCATGTTTGCACTGGTTTCATGTTTTGGCGATCTATTTGAAATTCCTTGCGAACTGTGAAAGTACTGTGTCTTTAATGAGAATAGTATGACGTATTCTGCTGCATTAGCAATGCTAACATCACTTTAGTCTAAAGTCTGCATCTGATAAGTCAGTGTGAAACCGTCCCCCAGCTGTGagtcccccctctctctcctggaatGGTGTAACCATGACACCCAACCTTTGGAACCAGAGGAAACCAGCTCTTCCACCTGGAATCCAGTGCTTTGACACAGAGCCCACCAATTgtcatgtgtttctgtgaaagagCGCTCAACAGGGGGCGCCGTACAACCGTTGGCAGTGAAGTTtacaaagacagaatgagagagagattacactgTGCTGCCATTAGTTGACAACTGGCGTCTCTGAGTCATCTCTTTTGCTTACTGGCCAGGGTTCATTTGCATtgaccacagacagagagagagagagagagagagagagagagactgagagagagagggctggggGGCTTAAGGGTGTGTCTCAACTGGACACCAGTAATGTGTTTCTATTGGGTCATTACAAGAGGTGGAATGATCAGAGAGCTCAGAGAATGTTAAGCAACGACAAAGAACTGATAAGTGATGACATGTcgaaaaatacataaatggtTCTATGGTAGGAAAAATCCCCCAAAAACATTATGGTGCGTTTACTGTCTGTCATGGTTATCTCAAAGCAGTAATGAACATAAATAATTAATCATCTTAAATATGGGATTGTGGATTCTTGTTATGGGACTTTCTTGGTAGtgtctgaaattattcaaactgTGGGATACTTTGAAAGATTCAAGGGAAAGCACAGCTTTGTGTCACAGTCGGAGATGAAGCTGTAATTTGTAATGACTGATTAAAATCTTCCATATAATTTAAACTGGATTACCTCTTAACAACTGAAACGACACAGCTACTCCCCAAAAACTGCCAAAACATTCCAGCCATtcaagcaacaacaaaaaacgagAACAAAAAAGTACACTGACATCATAAACATGCCagaatatttaatttaataactCCAACACAATGAGTTATTTCAATCCAAAATCTACAGTACAATATATCTGTCTTTAGTGTAAGCTGATAACtataagcaaaaaaaacaaaaaaaaacaaaaaacaaaaaacaaacaaacaaacaaaaaaaaaggcccgGTGGTGCAGCTGTATTCTCCATGTCACTGTGGATAAAACCATTTAAACGGCTCAGTGCCTTGAGAGCAGTACAGAGATAAATACAAGCACAATAAAGGTTCTGActgtaagaaagagaaaaggcatCAGATATTAACGTTGTGGTGCAAATGCAGCAGAAACTCCAGCGAATGATTCCAGAGATGAACACTCTGCCGTCTGCAACCAGACAAACAAGACGGATGAAATTTTCTACTCCAATTATTGAGTGAATcagttttatagttttatagtAACAGATCTTTCGTGCTGCTGTTATGGCAGGACGATGCTAACACTTTATATAATCAGTAAACAAAAAGCTAGCATAAATTTTCTGTGTATATTACATTCTTTCAGGACCATGTTTACCACAACTGCTCCACAGTATGGCTTTGCAAACGATGAGTGAGCAGCTTCATCCGATATTAGCGACAGTCATAGACAGAAGCAGCAGCAAGACAGTAAGGGAGCAGCTTGTACTGATGAATAAGGGCAAACTTGGCCCAAACATAGTCAAAGCCTAGCAGCAAGATTCAGACATGTCCAGAGTTACTTTCAGAAACACGACTGAAAAGACAACAGGTGAGTCCTTCATAACTGTCAAATTAGCtgaatatttacacaaacagcATTTGTGATGCAAACGGGAATAACATCCGTTTTGAGTTTCTACCGACTAATATAAACAGTCTCTAGCTTATTACCATGTTTCCATGCACTGTAAACATTGTCGTCAACTGTTGTGATGTCTTGACGTCATGTGTGAACGGTCATAAAGTGTTTACGTCTGAGTTGTAATGGGTTTATGCATCATACCCTGAAGACAAGTGATACCACATTTCTGTTGCTACTCTCATTATATATTAAATATCAGATAACAGAGCAAGCAGAGGACTCTGGGAACAGGAGGGTGctaattctctctttctccttacggaaaaaaagtaaaaactacGATGGGGGGGAAcccaacagaaaacagaatccatgtgataaaaaaaaaagtggtgtgCAAGACACTGTCAATAAAGGCAATCAGATAACACCTCTAGTACGGATGAAGTGCTGTGAAAACGTCCAGTCTGACCAAAGGCTGTATCAGAGCAGAAAGAGTTCAACTTCCCCTTTAGCTCTGGATTTAGCTACACATACAACTTCAGCTACATCTATAAGGCTTCAGTACAttcaaaaacagctgttttttttaaaatctctttctctgaaaagtCACAAGTGGTTAGCTATCCTACTTCCACGAGGGCTTGATGGATCTGCTGGAAATGGAGTCTCTCAATTGGATAGATTTCTCGGAAAAGCTGCTACTCTTACGGGAACGCTCTCGACGCGGAGGCGGCGGGGTGTCGCCGCGTTGGGTGTTTCGGCTAGACACTCGGACACTCTGCACTCTCCTGAGTGACCCCTGAGGTTTCTCCTCACCCCGAGGCAAGTGCCCGACGCCGAGAGTGTCTGCTCGACCAGAGGGCTGCTTTTGAGAGCCAGTCCTAGAGAGGGTGGAACTCTTTGACGGGGTGCTTGGGCTGGGTTGTAAGGGTGGATCCTTCTTTGTTCTGGAGGAGGATGCCACAGTGTTGCGGGCAAAGCTGGGCACAGGTGACTGCAGCTTTACGCCGTGAGTTGGCGTCTGGGGAGCACTGCCCTCAGCGGCTGCCTGTGCCTGAGCTTGAGCCAAAGCTCTCATGGTGGAGCGACACATCTTCTCCTCGTGAGCTGGTTTTGGTATGTTACGTATGGGTTTGGCGTTCGGTTTGCGGAAGGAAGGCTTGCGTGAGGTGGTATCCCTCATCCAGTGGGAGAACCCACTGCCGAAGGTTGTTCCCCTTTGCGCTTTGGGCTCTTCTGGTGGAAGGCTGGAGTGGCGTGGTGGTcttgtctgcctctctcctcttctggcTGGTGTGCTCTGGTCTCGGAGTGGGCGTCTTGGCTCCGTGCTCTCCTGCCCGGATGGTCTCTCTGCTTTCTTCGCGTTGCTGTTGGACCGGCTAAGCTTGGTAATGGGCACGACTTTGCGCATGTTGTGGGACTCCGTTGAGGTGAGGGTTCTCGCGGTCCGACCGGTCCTGGTAGCAGTGGTCTTCGGCTGGGTTTTGGCTTTGGAATGGGCCAGTTTTGGGTTGCTGGTCTGAACTGCCTTCTCGTCCACCCTCCGGCCCTCAGCTGTGTCACAGCTGTCTGTATCTGCTTCGTCTGTGGTGATGGATGGGGTGACAGATTCTGGCCGTTCCTCTGCAGGCTTAGGCACGAGGTGCTCCTCAGTGGATGTGGACACTGTGAGGTCATTGGTGGACATGGATTCCAAGTGGGAAGAAAGGGAACTTGGATCCGGAAGGATGGTGCCCTGGACATTGCTGTCCGAGACTTTTGGTTCACATACCGGGCCCTCTCGGGCCACAGGCGAACTTTCAATCTCTGAGCAGTCCAACATGACAGAGCAGTCAGTCTCAGTGCAGTCAAGAATGTAACAAACGGGTTTCTTACTGGACACAGAGGTATCGAGAGGCAAGGGTGTGTCACAGGTTGTCGAGGAGACAGTGCTAgcgtcctcttcctcctcgtgTTGTGGGAAGGCTAATTTGTCATCCGCACCCCAGGCTGCCATAGGCTTTGGTGCTTCCTCTGAGCCCTTACTGGATGGAGGAGTGTCCAACAAAAGTGTTCTGGGACGATCTCTTTTCTGCTCCAAATCTGTAACAAAGACATCTCCCTCATTATCAACGTGCACTCGGCCAGTCTTGCTGTTCGGGCCGGGTAGCTCAAACGGTGGAAGCCCAGGGACCAGCATGTGCCtctccacattcacatttaGGTGCCCCAGCCCCTGGCCAGGAGTCTTCTGAAAGACATTCCGGGTGTTGCCGAATCGAGGCGTCTGGGCGCCCTCGGACACACAGGCATAGCTGTTATTGTTAGACAGATCGTCATTCACGTTATAGCCTGACGTTGAATATCTGGCCAAGGGGCTGATTGGTTCAGTCTCTGCTTTGGGTGAAGTTGCCACTCTCTCCTGCTGTAACTGAGTCTGAGGTTCAAGTTCTCTGTTATCATCTTGTGAAACGAGCCAAGCCATCGTCTTCCGCTGGAGCGGCCGACTCGAGCGCGGCAGGCTGCTGAACTTGGCGTAGTCAGGGGTACCCGAACCCCCGAAAAGCTCGATGAACCCGCGGAGGTTCCGGTCGCCCGTCGTGTGCCGGTGCCTGCGTGCGCTGGCAGAACGTCCCACAGGGCTGTGGGGGCTGTGTGGCCGTGTCTGAAGCAGGAAGTCCAGGAGGCCGTCTTTAGTGAGCGTGTCCACGTCGTTCTCGCTGCTGCTCCGGCCGAAACCTCCACCGCCGCCCTGGTCGCCGCCTGCGGCGGCCCAGGCAGAGCGTCgctcctccagctcctgcagGCGTCTTTGCCTGGCGGCTTCTTTCAGCTCCCGGTCCGCATTGTCctgggacagacagaaaaggcaGAGTGATCAGAATGaactgtttttccccccacatttaaaagacaaaaagatcAAAACCAAAAGGAACATCATAAAAAGGCGAACATCATTAGACACTGAGCAGTGGGAGTCTGGGTAGGGTGGTTACCCTTACACAACTGGTCTTACTGCTTTAATTGATACACCAAAGACACTCtcaatagttttttttcttttttagtctgATACGGTCTGTATGTCTTAGAGGCATACTAATGCAGTCCTGACGCACATTCTGAAGATCAAAACGAAAAGAGTTTCAGCtaaaagaaatgtgaatttaAATTCACTTTAACAGGCAGTGTCTGATATGTTAATCTAAGACTGACCAAAcctctgtgacatcattttCACGGATGAAAgacttttgagagagagaaaagcagagggaACATGACATTTGAGACGTCGCGTTACCTTCACAGCTTTCTTAAACTTGAGGCAAAAATCCTGGAAGATCCTGAAGCACTCATCAAGCTTAAACGTGTCTTTGTCTTCACAGAAGAAGTCGATCAGTGCGTTGCCCTCTTTTCGCAGGTCCAGTCTGCGTCTCTTCAGGTCCAGCAGGGTCTGAGCTGAGCTCTGTCGCGGTAACAGAAACGGGCACAGTCAGTATTTCAGCCATATGTACGACATAACGCTAAACATTAAAGATACTGAACTGAACAGCAACGAACAGTCGTGTGAATATCTAAGCACTCTGAgcactattactattactataacTTATCCACTATTACTTATCCACTATAACTTATCCACTATTACTTATCCACTATTACTTATCCACAGCGGTGAGATATTGTTAGGGCTGGCGGATGCAAATTTCACtgggtttttcttgtttgtttagaaaAATGAAGGAAGCAGGTCCTGCAGTTAGTAAACAGTCACTACAACACGACATAAATACTTTATGATGCACTATATGAGGAGAGAGGATTGTGGTCATCTTAAATACACATTATTTCAGAGAAAATTCATATTTTAGacacacatagatagacagatagatagatagatagatagatagatagatagatagatagatagatagatagatagatagatagatagatagatagatacatacatacatacatacatacatacatagatacatacatacacacatagagagacacagatagatagatagatagatagatagatagatagatagatagatagatagatagaaagagggGTGTGGGTATCTGACCTGCAAGAAGTCTCCCAGCTGTTCCAGGAGCTCTGAGTCACCCTGGATCTTCTCCTCCAGAGATTTGCTCCTGACGTAAAGGGAGGAGAAGTCAGCCTCAATGTTCTCCACAGAAATCCTGCgggagaggaggatgaggagaggaggaaggtcACAGATGAGTCAGAGAGCAGCACTGGCAGATCCCCACCAAACGCATGCAAGGACCTGACTCATCAGAGTAAACCTGGGCTGAATCTAAGACATGTGTTAGGAGAAGGTGACCTGGCGTGTGTTAGAAGGAGAtaacctggtgtgtgtgtgttaggaggaGGTGACCTGTTGTGTGTTACGAGGAGGTGacccggtgtgtgtgtgttaagaggaggtgttctggtgtgtgttagAAGGAGGTGACCTGGTGAGGTAGGCAGGGAGTGTCAGGGGAAGGCTCAGCCTTTTAAATTGGACTTAGTGGAAGGATTAGAGGAGACCTGCTGTTCTCAGCACATCACAGACAGTCTCCAGAGAATggggcaaaaaagaaagactaaTGCTGGCATAATAAGGGTTcgataaaaaaaacatgaatatgtatCAAAGAGTCCACCTCAGCAATGGAGTGCGTGTgggcaaatgaaaatgttaggAGGGCAGATAAGGTGTGTCTCCgacgtgaaagagagagaaaccacagaAAGCCGCGGTTCCGACAGAGCATTACCTGGCTGCGCTCTGTACATGTGAGAGCTTCTCCGGAAACCTCAGCAAAGACTCATCCTTTTTCTGCGCTTCCTGAGAAAATGAAGTGACAGCGGAGGAGGACACGTGAAACATTAAAAGCTCTCAGTTTGCGGTCGACTCTTCTCTAAAAAACCCCGCAAAAGGAAACACACTGGAGCCGACTCTTAAGCCAGAGCGTGCATGCGGTTAgggtcaaggtcaaggtcatGGTTAGGGTCAAGGTCatggttagggtcagggtcatggttagggtcagggtcagggtcatgGTCATGGTTAGGGTCAAGGTCATGGTCatggttagggtcagggtcaggatCATATAACTcctgtaaagtgtgtgtgtgtggagaaggtGGCAGCCGCCTGTCGCCCTCACCAGAGCCACGAAATGCAGCAGATTCATGCCCGGTTTGTTGGCTTTGGTGTCGGCCagcgagaggagagaggacaacTTAAACCCAACTGCGTTTCCTGCATAGCCTccctaaaaatacacacacacacacacatacacatacacacacacacacacatacacatacacacgcacacacacacacacacacacacacgcacacgcacatacacacaagtgaGGGTCCTGTCTGAGTTGTAAAACCAATTGGTGTTTCTCTGCTAATTGGCTTGTCTAGGAggtagatggagagagagagaaagagagagagagagagaatccactTTACTCACTGCGTTCATGATATTTCCGGCCTGAAGTACTAAGTGCAGGATGGCATGAAGCTCCTCACAGGTCATTAATTCTGTGGAGGAAAATGGATATCCAATCAGAGCAGTCAGAACAACAGCTGCCCTGACATACTCAGCCAATCACTGAGTCCAGCGGTCAAATTAACAACTGCCTTTCCTGCCAGCTCTCTAAACACTACTGCACTGTTCAAACACTGCTAATACAATCAAACGACACTGTTAGTCAAAGCACATACTACTCCCATCCAC
This window harbors:
- the fhdc1 gene encoding FH2 domain-containing protein 1, yielding MTSLSPAVDPANGSMGSTPEHPMVPNVCATSQHDPQPAPEPDLDPDPSPGPPLVPPPPPPPPPPPLQGPSLPGAPHNSRKKRRVRSFFWKTIPEEKVRGKPNIWTLAVRQHQYQIDVRTVEELFGQQDDVRNQAASGTQSRPGRTRRSFKENKDEISILDSKRGMNVGIFLKQFKKPNQAIVEDIRQGNGKLYGSEPLKELLKLLPEEEEVKRLREFKGDSSKLTLVDSFMYLLIQVPRYEVRIEAMVLQEEFFPLCAVMSREISVVHSATEELMTCEELHAILHLVLQAGNIMNAGGYAGNAVGFKLSSLLSLADTKANKPGMNLLHFVALEAQKKDESLLRFPEKLSHVQSAARISVENIEADFSSLYVRSKSLEEKIQGDSELLEQLGDFLQSSAQTLLDLKRRRLDLRKEGNALIDFFCEDKDTFKLDECFRIFQDFCLKFKKAVKDNADRELKEAARQRRLQELEERRSAWAAAGGDQGGGGGFGRSSSENDVDTLTKDGLLDFLLQTRPHSPHSPVGRSASARRHRHTTGDRNLRGFIELFGGSGTPDYAKFSSLPRSSRPLQRKTMAWLVSQDDNRELEPQTQLQQERVATSPKAETEPISPLARYSTSGYNVNDDLSNNNSYACVSEGAQTPRFGNTRNVFQKTPGQGLGHLNVNVERHMLVPGLPPFELPGPNSKTGRVHVDNEGDVFVTDLEQKRDRPRTLLLDTPPSSKGSEEAPKPMAAWGADDKLAFPQHEEEEDASTVSSTTCDTPLPLDTSVSSKKPVCYILDCTETDCSVMLDCSEIESSPVAREGPVCEPKVSDSNVQGTILPDPSSLSSHLESMSTNDLTVSTSTEEHLVPKPAEERPESVTPSITTDEADTDSCDTAEGRRVDEKAVQTSNPKLAHSKAKTQPKTTATRTGRTARTLTSTESHNMRKVVPITKLSRSNSNAKKAERPSGQESTEPRRPLRDQSTPARRGERQTRPPRHSSLPPEEPKAQRGTTFGSGFSHWMRDTTSRKPSFRKPNAKPIRNIPKPAHEEKMCRSTMRALAQAQAQAAAEGSAPQTPTHGVKLQSPVPSFARNTVASSSRTKKDPPLQPSPSTPSKSSTLSRTGSQKQPSGRADTLGVGHLPRGEEKPQGSLRRVQSVRVSSRNTQRGDTPPPPRRERSRKSSSFSEKSIQLRDSISSRSIKPSWK